Proteins from a single region of Sphaerochaeta globosa str. Buddy:
- a CDS encoding DUF4180 domain-containing protein, with protein MTIRTIQHNAVTLARVESETVLITDTESALDLMATVQYQTQSRCLIVDSNAFDARFFDLKTRLAGDILQKFVTYQVKLAIIGDFSIYSSKSLQDCIRESNQGRDIFFVRDEREAIAKLSR; from the coding sequence ATGACCATACGAACGATACAGCACAACGCAGTCACTCTTGCCCGTGTAGAAAGTGAAACTGTCCTTATTACCGACACCGAAAGTGCCTTGGATCTTATGGCAACGGTCCAGTATCAGACACAATCTCGTTGTCTTATTGTAGACAGCAATGCTTTCGATGCACGGTTCTTTGATCTGAAGACCCGCCTAGCCGGCGACATCCTGCAGAAGTTTGTGACCTACCAGGTTAAGCTTGCCATTATTGGTGATTTTTCAATCTATAGCAGCAAAAGTCTGCAAGACTGTATCCGCGAATCGAACCAGGGCAGGGACATATTCTTTGTTCGTGATGAGCGTGAGGCCATTGCAAAACTCTCCCGTTGA
- a CDS encoding MFS transporter — protein MQNTTSPKVPPLLTKRVVLFLLSQNLSLFGSSVVGFAIIWYITLKTSSGMYLMLATLAQMVPHLVISLYSGVWADRHSRKILIMISDSFIAIATLALAVMFSLGWESIWAILAVSVIRSIGGGIQSPAVNAIIPQLVPEEHLVRIQGINQSINSALMLISPAVGGMMLGLFGLVSTFYLDVVTATLAVLVFSFIKVAKPKRSEETHSVVADIKIGLSYTLSHPILRNLLICYGFSFFLITPAAILTPLLVERTFGSEVWRLTLNEMVWTGGALLGGLLVSLKGNFKNKIKAIALSLVAFGACFALLGVAPTFVLYLIVMGLGGLFVPIINTAEIVMIQEISDEDKLGRVFSIVQIISGSSIPLGIMIFGPLADRVSIQLLLVISGVLLAAVGLLYGRTSSNQQVVKQAEVTPPSL, from the coding sequence ATGCAAAACACTACATCACCAAAGGTACCTCCACTTCTTACCAAACGGGTGGTCCTTTTTCTTCTTAGCCAGAACCTTTCCCTATTCGGCTCCTCGGTAGTCGGCTTTGCCATAATCTGGTACATCACCTTGAAAACCTCCTCGGGTATGTACCTGATGCTGGCAACCCTGGCACAGATGGTGCCCCATCTTGTAATAAGCCTCTACAGTGGCGTATGGGCTGACCGGCACAGCCGCAAGATTCTGATTATGATAAGCGATAGCTTCATTGCGATCGCCACCTTGGCGTTGGCCGTCATGTTCTCCCTCGGTTGGGAGTCGATATGGGCCATCCTCGCTGTTTCGGTAATCCGATCCATCGGAGGGGGAATTCAGAGTCCCGCAGTGAATGCAATCATACCCCAGTTGGTGCCTGAAGAGCACTTGGTGCGTATCCAAGGCATTAATCAGAGCATCAATTCAGCGCTTATGCTCATCTCTCCAGCGGTAGGTGGCATGATGCTCGGCCTCTTTGGATTGGTCTCTACGTTCTATTTGGATGTAGTCACTGCGACCCTTGCCGTCTTGGTTTTCAGCTTCATCAAAGTTGCCAAACCCAAACGATCGGAAGAGACTCATTCGGTGGTTGCCGATATAAAAATCGGGCTTTCTTATACCCTCTCGCATCCCATTCTGCGCAACCTTCTGATCTGTTACGGCTTCTCATTCTTTTTGATCACGCCTGCTGCAATCCTCACTCCCTTGCTGGTTGAACGAACTTTCGGCAGTGAGGTATGGCGGTTGACGCTCAATGAAATGGTGTGGACCGGGGGTGCCTTGCTTGGGGGCTTATTGGTCTCCCTGAAGGGAAATTTCAAGAACAAAATCAAGGCAATTGCACTCTCCCTTGTTGCCTTTGGCGCCTGCTTCGCCCTGCTCGGTGTTGCCCCAACGTTTGTGCTCTACCTTATCGTCATGGGACTTGGCGGGCTTTTTGTTCCCATTATCAACACCGCTGAAATTGTCATGATCCAAGAGATCAGCGACGAGGACAAGCTGGGTCGTGTTTTCTCCATCGTCCAGATTATCAGTGGAAGCTCCATCCCCTTGGGTATCATGATCTTCGGGCCTTTGGCAGACAGGGTTTCGATTCAACTGCTCTTGGTGATCAGTGGTGTCCTGTTGGCCGCCGTCGGCCTGCTATATGGTCGTACTTCCTCAAATCAGCAGGTGGTCAAGCAAGCTGAGGTAACCCCGCCGAGCCTGTAA
- a CDS encoding YgeY family selenium metabolism-linked hydrolase — translation MHTNEQLIHLCQDLIKRPSLSGSEGEVASYIQGTMQQLGFDEIFVDAFGSVTGSIYGNKEGPCILMDGHIDTVGVENPALWRHDPYQGTVDGGLLYGRGTSDMKGALSAMLIAAADFKQKTNGNFGGSVHVSCTVCEECFEGFSARLITKRIKPDVVIVGEASSLTIKRGQRGRAEIVLQTFGKSCHSSNPQQGVNAVHSMLTLLAEVLALEPPHHPILGEGIMVLTDIISAPYPGLSVVPESCKVTFDRRLLPGETESSILLPIQQILDKHPAIQASVSIAEGTLTCYTGVHINAKRFFPAWLLPDDHPLVQTAKQALPSSPLSHYSFCTNASHFCAEAGIPTIGYGPSEESLAHTVDEYSTVEQLLQARRGYLSLLDHLLI, via the coding sequence ATGCACACCAACGAACAACTCATCCATCTTTGTCAGGACCTGATCAAGCGTCCCAGTCTTTCGGGCTCTGAAGGCGAAGTAGCCTCCTATATCCAAGGAACCATGCAGCAATTAGGATTTGATGAAATCTTTGTCGATGCCTTTGGAAGTGTTACCGGCAGCATCTATGGCAACAAAGAAGGACCTTGCATTCTTATGGATGGCCATATTGATACGGTGGGGGTGGAGAATCCTGCGTTGTGGAGGCACGACCCCTACCAAGGTACGGTGGATGGAGGGCTCCTCTATGGGAGGGGAACCAGTGATATGAAAGGCGCCCTGAGTGCCATGCTTATTGCAGCTGCAGACTTCAAGCAGAAAACAAACGGCAACTTTGGCGGGTCGGTCCATGTTTCCTGCACGGTATGTGAAGAGTGTTTTGAGGGCTTCTCAGCACGCCTGATTACCAAGCGTATCAAGCCCGATGTCGTCATTGTGGGAGAAGCCTCCTCGCTTACGATCAAGCGCGGCCAGCGCGGGCGTGCTGAGATTGTACTGCAAACCTTCGGCAAGAGCTGTCACTCCTCCAATCCTCAACAAGGAGTGAATGCAGTACATTCCATGCTGACACTTCTTGCAGAAGTCCTTGCGCTTGAGCCGCCGCATCATCCGATTTTGGGAGAGGGGATTATGGTATTGACCGACATCATTTCTGCTCCCTACCCGGGACTTTCGGTGGTTCCAGAATCCTGCAAGGTCACGTTCGACCGCCGGTTGCTGCCAGGGGAGACTGAATCTTCCATTCTCCTTCCGATCCAACAGATTCTGGATAAGCATCCTGCTATACAAGCTTCGGTATCGATAGCTGAGGGAACACTTACCTGCTATACCGGTGTACACATCAATGCCAAACGGTTCTTCCCCGCCTGGCTACTCCCCGATGACCATCCCTTGGTGCAGACGGCCAAGCAGGCGCTTCCCTCAAGCCCTCTCTCCCACTACAGTTTTTGCACCAATGCGAGCCACTTCTGTGCAGAGGCAGGGATCCCGACCATTGGCTATGGACCTTCAGAGGAGTCGCTTGCGCATACGGTTGATGAATATAGTACTGTCGAGCAGCTCTTACAGGCTCGGCGGGGTTACCTCAGCTTGCTTGACCACCTGCTGATTTGA
- a CDS encoding HD domain-containing phosphohydrolase, producing MTLTTRAIETTRELSHTYDVITETKSLMRTFQNIRVAERGYLLTGDRRYLQEIGVSSYSFSQHHIKLSILTRDDEEQQQRLKTLEATFKDLIEQAVQPILAFRDDLTGEVAIHFGQDELTHLMDVSKTISLELESILDAIETTEYSLLAMRQKAVDYWYELDRILTFLGPVLIILITFFAGRGAVIRLDRYRRQQERDQGELRSARDRFASVIKGSNLGTWEWNIVTGTVHINESWAALLGYTKEELEPVTIETFKRLTEPQDFERSFNLLQKHFRGELDFYSCDVRMQHKDGYWLWILDRGQVITWDAQHNPLIMTGTHADISKRVANAQALERSEEENRKIFESMNQGFAYCQILLDENGTPNDYRILRVNQNFEVQTGLRNKESVGKRITELIDQVEPYWFEYNGKVALSGESMTFEAYNAGLGRLFRISSFCPKQGYFAMIIDDITHQKETEAQLIFEKNLFETTLLSVGDGVISTDAQGNVQFMNKAAESLTGWDAEEARGRKFEEVFKILNGKDRQVAPNPVQQVLQLKQAIELDEDTILIARDGFERYISDSAAPILNAKMNITGVVLVFRDSTEQRKKQREILSLSFTDSLTTLNNRRYYDQVKHEVDSEPYYPLTLVVADVNGLKLTNDAFGHEAGDELLRKVAEVMRKTCREDDIISRIGGDEFVLLLPQTDALHAQAIIRRLNAALEKEHIKGIQVSVSFGYAVKNENDNHFEDTFKMAEDVMYQNKLASSLSFKKQVISSLLGRLFSQDATLQEHSRKVADLAGSFAQALGYQEHEIQELRLAGTYHDLGKIAIDPAILTKSSKERTRSEALEFKRHAEIGYNILRSVGEYAPFSEAVLHHHERWDGNGYPQGLKHEDIPQTAQILAIANNYADLVGPRLHGSTITEEEAILSLRENKNTEFDPNLVETFITKVLNKA from the coding sequence ATGACCCTTACCACACGCGCAATTGAAACAACGCGTGAGCTTAGTCATACCTATGATGTCATTACTGAAACCAAGAGTCTGATGCGCACCTTCCAGAACATACGAGTTGCCGAGCGCGGCTATTTGCTTACCGGCGATAGACGCTACTTGCAAGAAATCGGTGTTAGTTCCTATTCCTTTAGCCAACACCACATCAAGCTCAGCATTCTCACCCGTGATGACGAGGAACAACAACAGCGACTCAAAACTCTGGAAGCTACGTTTAAGGACTTGATTGAGCAGGCAGTGCAGCCGATATTGGCCTTCCGAGACGACCTGACTGGAGAAGTCGCCATCCATTTTGGGCAGGATGAACTCACCCATCTCATGGATGTTTCAAAAACCATCTCCCTTGAACTGGAAAGTATTCTCGACGCTATTGAAACAACCGAGTATTCATTGCTGGCAATGCGACAGAAGGCTGTCGATTACTGGTACGAGCTTGACCGCATTCTTACCTTCCTCGGCCCCGTACTAATCATCCTCATCACCTTCTTTGCAGGCAGAGGGGCAGTAATCCGTCTTGACCGCTACCGCCGCCAGCAGGAGCGAGACCAGGGTGAATTACGTTCAGCACGCGACCGTTTTGCTTCAGTCATCAAAGGCTCGAACCTGGGAACTTGGGAATGGAATATCGTAACGGGTACGGTACATATCAACGAGAGCTGGGCGGCCCTTCTTGGGTATACCAAGGAAGAACTCGAACCGGTCACCATTGAGACCTTCAAGCGCCTTACCGAACCCCAAGATTTTGAACGGTCCTTCAATCTCTTGCAGAAACATTTCCGCGGCGAGCTTGACTTCTACTCCTGCGACGTCCGTATGCAACATAAGGACGGGTATTGGCTTTGGATTCTCGATCGCGGTCAGGTGATAACCTGGGATGCACAACACAATCCCCTCATTATGACAGGGACCCATGCCGATATTTCCAAACGTGTTGCGAACGCCCAAGCCCTTGAGAGAAGTGAAGAAGAAAACCGAAAAATATTCGAGAGCATGAACCAAGGTTTTGCCTACTGCCAGATACTCTTGGATGAGAACGGGACACCCAACGATTATCGCATCCTCAGGGTCAACCAAAACTTTGAAGTGCAGACTGGACTAAGAAACAAGGAATCGGTAGGTAAGAGAATTACCGAGCTAATCGACCAGGTTGAGCCGTACTGGTTTGAGTATAACGGCAAGGTTGCCCTAAGTGGCGAGTCAATGACCTTCGAGGCGTACAATGCAGGCCTTGGAAGGCTTTTCAGAATCTCCTCATTCTGCCCCAAGCAAGGCTACTTTGCCATGATCATCGACGATATAACCCATCAGAAAGAAACTGAAGCACAGCTTATTTTCGAGAAAAACCTCTTTGAGACTACCTTGCTTTCCGTTGGCGACGGTGTTATTTCCACTGATGCCCAAGGCAACGTTCAATTCATGAACAAGGCTGCTGAATCGCTTACCGGTTGGGATGCAGAAGAAGCAAGAGGAAGAAAATTCGAGGAAGTCTTCAAAATACTGAACGGCAAGGACCGTCAGGTGGCTCCCAATCCCGTACAACAGGTTCTCCAGCTGAAACAAGCCATCGAACTTGATGAGGATACCATCCTCATCGCCCGTGATGGTTTTGAGCGGTACATCAGCGACAGTGCGGCCCCGATTCTCAATGCAAAAATGAATATTACCGGAGTAGTCTTGGTATTCCGTGACAGCACCGAGCAGCGCAAGAAACAACGGGAGATTCTCTCGCTCAGTTTTACCGATTCCTTGACCACCCTGAACAACCGCCGCTACTACGACCAGGTAAAACACGAAGTGGACAGCGAGCCGTACTATCCTCTCACCTTGGTCGTAGCCGATGTGAATGGTCTGAAGCTCACCAATGACGCCTTCGGTCATGAAGCAGGCGATGAATTGCTGCGCAAGGTCGCCGAGGTCATGCGTAAGACGTGCCGTGAGGACGATATCATCAGCAGAATCGGCGGTGACGAGTTTGTCCTTCTGCTACCCCAGACCGATGCCCTCCATGCACAAGCCATCATCAGGCGTCTCAATGCTGCTCTTGAAAAGGAACATATCAAGGGAATCCAGGTTTCGGTCTCTTTCGGATATGCAGTGAAGAATGAGAATGACAACCATTTTGAGGACACCTTCAAAATGGCAGAAGATGTGATGTACCAAAACAAGCTTGCCAGCAGCCTTTCGTTCAAGAAACAAGTCATATCCTCGCTGCTTGGCCGTCTTTTCAGCCAAGATGCCACCCTACAGGAGCACAGTCGCAAGGTAGCAGACCTAGCTGGCTCGTTCGCCCAAGCTTTAGGGTATCAGGAACATGAGATTCAGGAATTACGCCTTGCAGGCACCTATCATGATTTGGGAAAGATTGCCATCGACCCTGCCATTCTCACAAAATCGAGCAAAGAAAGAACACGGAGTGAGGCACTTGAATTCAAGCGCCATGCTGAGATCGGGTACAATATCCTGCGATCAGTCGGTGAGTATGCCCCCTTCTCTGAAGCGGTTTTGCACCACCATGAACGCTGGGACGGCAATGGCTATCCCCAAGGCTTAAAGCATGAGGACATCCCCCAGACGGCTCAAATCCTTGCCATTGCAAACAACTATGCCGATCTCGTAGGTCCCCGGCTCCATGGCAGTACCATCACTGAGGAAGAGGCAATACTCTCGTTGAGGGAAAACAAGAATACAGAGTTTGATCCCAATTTGGTTGAGACCTTTATCACCAAGGTCCTCAACAAAGCTTGA